In Methanocaldococcus sp. FS406-22, the genomic stretch ACCCATTTGTTCCAAATCCTTTATGTAATTTGCCTTATGATGAGATAATGAAAGGTGTAGATGTAATAGCAGTAACTCACGGACATGCAGACCACTTAGGAAATGCTGAAGAGTTAGCTAAAACCTACAATGTCCCAGTAGTAACTAACCATGAAATTAGTGTCTATTTATCAGAGAGAGGAGTTAATGCAGAAGGTATGAACATTGGAGGAACTATTGAAATAAATGGAGCAAAATTGACAATGGTTAAGGCAGAGCACTCATCAGATATATCTCCAACAATAAGTGGGGGAGTAGCTGCTGGATTTATTATAAATGATAGAGTATATCATGCAGGAGATACTGGTTTGTTTGGAGATATGGAATTAATTGGGGAGATATATGCCCCACAAATAGCTTTATTGCCAATAGGTGGAAGATACACAATGGGAATTGATGAGGCATTAGTGGCTATTGAGCTTATATATCCAGAGATTGTTATTCCAATGCATTACAACACATTCCCATTGATTGAAGTTGATGTAAATGAGTTTGTGAAAAAGGCAGAGGCATT encodes the following:
- a CDS encoding metal-dependent hydrolase, which codes for MITWYGHACFKVDNVLIDPFVPNPLCNLPYDEIMKGVDVIAVTHGHADHLGNAEELAKTYNVPVVTNHEISVYLSERGVNAEGMNIGGTIEINGAKLTMVKAEHSSDISPTISGGVAAGFIINDRVYHAGDTGLFGDMELIGEIYAPQIALLPIGGRYTMGIDEALVAIELIYPEIVIPMHYNTFPLIEVDVNEFVKKAEALGVEVIVPKVGEPLDL